Below is a genomic region from Aurantimonas sp. HBX-1.
CCGCATCCGGGCGTTGCCCTGGTCGGCCGAGAGTACGGAGCTGGTCGCCCATATCGCGTAGGCGATCGCCAGCAGGCCGCAGATGGCCACGACAATGAGAATTGTTGGCATGCTGTCCCCTCACCTGTGCACCTGGCGCGGAGCGCCGGCGCATCCCCTTTACTGCTTGCTCCGCGGTAGGCTCCCCCCGCCCCCGGACAGCGTGAGGCTATAGGAAGGCCGAATGCCGTCAAGCAGTCAGATAGGTGGCGCGGGATTCAACCCTCGGCGGCAATCCTGCGGCCGCGGATCGCCTGCAGCGCGAGGGCGGCAAGGCATGTGGCGACGACCGGGAAGACGACGAGATTCATGGTTTCCCAGCCGGCCGCGACGTAGATTCGGCCCGACAGCAGCGAGGCGGCGGCAACGCAGCCGAACAGCAGCAGGTCGTGCAGGCCCTGCGTCTTGTTCTTCTCGGACGGGCGGTAGGTCTCGGCGACCATCGCCGTCGCGCCGATGAAGCCGAAGTTCCAGCCGAGCCCCAGGAGGACGAGGCCGAGCCAGAAATTCCAGACCGCCAGGCCGGACAGCGAGACGGCGGCGCTGGCGGCGAGCAGCAGCATGCCGGTGGCGACGATCCGGGCCTTGCCGAAGCGCGCGATCAGCCGCCCGGTGAAGAAGCTCGGGCCGAACATTGCCAGCACGTGCCACTGGATGCCGAGCACGCTGACGTCGCGCGACAGGCCGCAGCCGACCATCGCCAGCGGCGCGCCGGTCATCACGAAGCTCATCGTCGCATAGGTGCCGACGCCGCAGAGGAGCCCGACGAGGAAGCGCGGCTGCCCGGCGATCTGCGCCAGGGGCCGCGGCGGGACCACGTCGGCGACGGAATCCTCACTCGAGGCCGCGGGCACGCGCAGGAAGCTCAGCACTCCGGCCCCGACGAGGCCCAGCGCCGCCAGGGCGAAGAAGGCGCCCGCGAACTCCACCGGGAAGAACAGCCCGTCGGTGAAGCGGACCGCCTGCGGCCCGATCACCGCGGCGAAGATGCCGCCGGCGAGGACGATCCCGATGGCTCGCGGCTGATAGGTGCGCGGTGCCCCGTCGGCCGCGGCGAACCGGTATTGCTGGGTGAACGAGCCGCCGGCACCGACGACGAGCATCGACAGGGCGAACAGCCAGAAGTTCGATTGGAACAGCGCCAGCGCGGCAGAGAGCGCGCCCGCCGACATGACCAGCGACCCGGCGACGAAGCCGTAGCGGCGGCCGATGGCCCGCATCAGGGCGGCGGCGGGAACGGCGCCCAGCGCAACGCCCAGATTGTAGCCGGTGACCGGCAGTGTCGCGAGGGACTTGTCGGCAAGCAGCAGCCAGTAGCCGGCGAGGCCGCCGATGGAGATGGCGACCGGTCCCGCCGATCCGACCACCGCCTGCGCCGTCGCCAGCACCAGCGCGTTGCGCCGCGCCGCGCGTTCCGCACCGGGCAGCGCGGCGGCGCTCATCAGTCGCGTCCCTTGCCCTCGCCGCGCTCGGCCCGGGCGATCCGATCGAGAACCGCGTTGACGAGCTTCGGCTCTTCCTCGTTGTAGAAGGCCTTGGCGACGTCGACATATTCGGAGACGATCACCGCGACCGGCACGTCCTTGCGGGCGGACAACTCGTAGCAGCCGGCCCGCAGGATCGCCCGCAGCGTAGTGTCGAGACGCGACAGCGGCCAGTCGGTCGGCAGCGAGGCGTGGATCAGCGGGTCGATGCTCTTCTGGGCGCGCACGACGCCGGAGACGACATCGCGGAACCAGGCGGCGTCGGCGTCGCGATAGGTCTCGCCGTCGATCTCCTGGCCGAGGCGGAAGCTCTCGTACTCGGCGACGGTCTCCAAGAGGCCGGTGCCGCCGACATCCATCTGGTAGAGCGCCTGCACGGCGGCAAGTCGCGCCGCGCCGCGCTTGTTGGCCTGCTTGACGGGACGCGGTTGCGGTTCGGTGTCGGCCATCGCCATCAGGCTCCCAGCCGGTCGCGCAGCGCGATCATCGCCAAAGCGGTGCGGGCCGCGGCGCCGCCCTTGTCCTTGCGCTTCGGATCGGCGCGCTCGAGCGCCTGCTCCTCGTTCTCGACGGTCAGGATGCCGTTGCCGATCGCGAGGTTCTCCTCGACCGACAGCGCCATCAGCGCGCGGGCGG
It encodes:
- a CDS encoding MFS transporter; translation: MSAAALPGAERAARRNALVLATAQAVVGSAGPVAISIGGLAGYWLLLADKSLATLPVTGYNLGVALGAVPAAALMRAIGRRYGFVAGSLVMSAGALSAALALFQSNFWLFALSMLVVGAGGSFTQQYRFAAADGAPRTYQPRAIGIVLAGGIFAAVIGPQAVRFTDGLFFPVEFAGAFFALAALGLVGAGVLSFLRVPAASSEDSVADVVPPRPLAQIAGQPRFLVGLLCGVGTYATMSFVMTGAPLAMVGCGLSRDVSVLGIQWHVLAMFGPSFFTGRLIARFGKARIVATGMLLLAASAAVSLSGLAVWNFWLGLVLLGLGWNFGFIGATAMVAETYRPSEKNKTQGLHDLLLFGCVAAASLLSGRIYVAAGWETMNLVVFPVVATCLAALALQAIRGRRIAAEG
- the nusB gene encoding transcription antitermination factor NusB, producing the protein MADTEPQPRPVKQANKRGAARLAAVQALYQMDVGGTGLLETVAEYESFRLGQEIDGETYRDADAAWFRDVVSGVVRAQKSIDPLIHASLPTDWPLSRLDTTLRAILRAGCYELSARKDVPVAVIVSEYVDVAKAFYNEEEPKLVNAVLDRIARAERGEGKGRD